ACACTTGGAACCTTTGCCCTATCAACGTCCCTTGGAATCCTCGTCTTTACAAAGGCATGAACTGCATATGTGTAGCTCCACATCTGGTAAACGAGCTCTATCTCACCGTCCTTTGGCCAATCAACCGCCGTTATCTGCATCATCGACTCAAAGTTGTTTTCCTTGAGGAGGAGAAGAAACTCCCTTATCCTGTCGGCTGGAATCTTGAATTCTATTCTTCTCTGCCTTCTAACCCTCCCCTCTGCGTACGGTGCTTTTTGGAGTATGGTATCCACGATTACCTGCTCTTTTTCAAGGCTCATTGCTCTCCTCCTCCAGTTTCTTTCTTTTTATTCATTAGCCATGGAATCCATCTTCTCGCGGTTCTCTCCCTCCAGCCCTCACCAAAGAGCTCGTCCTGGTTCTTCTTATAGTATTCGTAGTTTTCCCTGTAGCGCTTCCATCCATCGGCTTTGCCCGTTTCTATGAGTTCCATCATCTTCTTTATTCCGTCCATCACAGCCTCCGGCCTCGGCATACAGCCGGCTATTGCCACATCCACCGGGATGTACTTATCAAGGTGCTTTATTGCGTTGTAAGCGTCCCAGTAAATGCCGCCGTTGAGGGGACATGAACCGTGGGCGAGTACGTACTTAGGATCGGGCTGCATCTCGTAGGTTATTATTATTCTCTTCAGGGTCTTTGGAGTTACATAACCGGTGATGAGGAAGAGATCGGCCATTCTCGGCGCTGGATTGGGCATCATACCGAAACGCTCAAGGTCGTATCTTGAGGTCATTAATGGGGGCATTTCTATACCCCCACATCCTGTACAGAATGCAACAATCCACATGCTTCTCTTTCTCGCAAAGTTGATGAGCGGTTCATACAACCTCCAATCTACCATCTTCTCCACCTCACAAGCTTGCTAAGATAGCTCCAAGGGCCGCTATAATTGTGGGCCACTTCCAGTAGAACTTTGCGGCTTGATCTATGGTGAACCTCGGGAATATTGCGCCAACGAATGTCGCTATCAGCAGTACCGCCACCTGCTTGACGAGGAGCACGGCAAGGCTCGCTATGGTGTTGAGTATCGGACTTGCAAATGCCGTGACCACTCCTCCGCCGAGGAAGATGTTGGCGAAGAACAGCGTCTCCGCGAAGAGGGCTATGGCGTGCTGTATCTGCAGTATTCCCATGTGCTTTCCTCCGAACTCCACCATTGGACCGAGGGATATCTCACCCGGGGCTATCATGATGTCGAAGGGCTCCTTTCCGAACATCGCCTGCAGGACAATATCATAGGCTATCGCAGCAAGCAAGAGCGGAAGGTGAATTATGCTCCAGCCCATTGTCTGCTGGGCCATGACTATTTCGTAGGTGCTGAAGGTTCCGTAAAATTCAGCCAAGGCGATTATGGCAAATCCGAGCGGTACTTGAATCGCTAAAAGTGTAAGCAGGGCTCTCTGGGCACCAATGCCCGCATAAGGGTTCCCCGAGCTCATTGCAGCGAACATTATTCCCAGCATTGGGATTTCGAGGAGGAAGGTGATGAGGATTAAATCACCATAGGCTCTAAGGATTCCAATGCTGCCAAGTGGAATGAACATCAGGGCCAATATTGTCGCTCCTAAAGCGTAGATTACGCCAAAGTCGTAGATCAAACCGTGGGTTATGTTGCTCTTTTTGGAGAGAAGCTTTATTGTATCAAGGATGGGCTGGTAAATCGGGGGCCCAATCCTTCTGTGAATTCTTGCCGTGACTATTCTGATTATTCCCATGAACATGAACCCTACAAAGGTCGCATAAATTAAAATTAGGAGAGCCTTCAAAGCGGTTTCAATCATTCTTTACACCCCCCACAGTGCAAGGATTAGCAAGATTATTGCCAGATACCACGCGTAGCTTTGGACGCTTCCGTTGTAGATGTAGTTTCTCAAAACCTCGGCCAAGTCCTCAACCCATGCCCCAATGTCGCGGTAAAGCCTATCGAAGCTTATCCTGAGCCAGAAGGCAAGGGCCTCCTTGAGCGGAAGGAAGAAGTTCCTCCTTATGGTTAGGTTGTACTCCATTGTAACGGGGTTAGCGGATTGATATGTATCGGTAACTGGCACTTTCCTGACCTTTGCCCCAAGGAAGTAGATTATTCCAGCTATTATGATGCCCACTATGAGGTATATCACTATCGCGAGAGCGTTGTACCTTCCAAAGCCAAGGTCGAGGACGAAGAGGTTTCCGCCGATAACTTCCTTTCCAAATATTTTGTTGAGTTCCCTCGCAACGAGGCCGGGCGCTATGCCCAGGACAACGTTGAAAAGTGCTAAGATTGCCATCGCTATCGCCATTGGCAGCGGGGCATCCTTGGTGTCGTCAAGGTCGGTTGGCCTTTGCCCGAACCAGACGGCGTATGTGAACCTTATTAGGTAGACAAAACCTATTGCGCTTCCAAAGAAGACTATACCACCAAGTATTGGAAGGTTCTGGCTTATAACGGCTTCAAAGAGCACCCACTTGCTGGCAAAGCCAACGAGTGGGGGTATTCCGGCTAAGCTTAAAATCGCCACGAAGGCCATGGCGAAGGTGAAGGGCATCTTCTCGGCCAGTCCTCCCATGTCCGCAAAGGTCGTCTTGCCCGTTCTGTAAACGATGGTGGCCACTATGAGGAAGAACAACCCCTTGAAGAGTGCGTGGCTTAGAGCGTGGAACAGAGCTGCCTGCATGCTTAAAGCCGTGCCCACTCCTATGCCCACCAGTATGTAGCCGATTTGGCTTATACTTGAATAAGCGAAGAGCTTTCTTATGTCCTCTTGAAGAGCCGCCAAAAGACCACCGACGATTATTGTTAAACCACCGAGGAAGGCTATAATGTAGCCGAACTTTGTCGTGCTTCTAAACCCTCCAAGTTCGATAGCCAGGCGAGTCCCCATGAGGATGTAGAGCATTACAAGACCATAAACACCGGCTTTGCTTAGAACTCCGCTGAACATTGCTGCGTAGCTTTGATTGGTCTCGGAGTAAGC
The Thermococcus sp. 2319x1 DNA segment above includes these coding regions:
- a CDS encoding NADH-quinone oxidoreductase subunit C produces the protein MSLEKEQVIVDTILQKAPYAEGRVRRQRRIEFKIPADRIREFLLLLKENNFESMMQITAVDWPKDGEIELVYQMWSYTYAVHAFVKTRIPRDVDRAKVPSVRDIYPVAETYERDAHEFYKVTFEGNDKLEMPWILEDEDREAGVSHRKDFDMLGYVKRKYKLLDRFEEDKENYVI
- a CDS encoding NADH-quinone oxidoreductase subunit B family protein, encoding MVDWRLYEPLINFARKRSMWIVAFCTGCGGIEMPPLMTSRYDLERFGMMPNPAPRMADLFLITGYVTPKTLKRIIITYEMQPDPKYVLAHGSCPLNGGIYWDAYNAIKHLDKYIPVDVAIAGCMPRPEAVMDGIKKMMELIETGKADGWKRYRENYEYYKKNQDELFGEGWRERTARRWIPWLMNKKKETGGGEQ
- a CDS encoding respiratory chain complex I subunit 1 family protein, which translates into the protein MIETALKALLILIYATFVGFMFMGIIRIVTARIHRRIGPPIYQPILDTIKLLSKKSNITHGLIYDFGVIYALGATILALMFIPLGSIGILRAYGDLILITFLLEIPMLGIMFAAMSSGNPYAGIGAQRALLTLLAIQVPLGFAIIALAEFYGTFSTYEIVMAQQTMGWSIIHLPLLLAAIAYDIVLQAMFGKEPFDIMIAPGEISLGPMVEFGGKHMGILQIQHAIALFAETLFFANIFLGGGVVTAFASPILNTIASLAVLLVKQVAVLLIATFVGAIFPRFTIDQAAKFYWKWPTIIAALGAILASL
- a CDS encoding proton-conducting transporter membrane subunit → MNELALVIFAPLIAGALAWLIDMKGIRETLGVLGAGVSLGYTALLYQKTGEGLSFVLNLGVFKLTFALNTLNWFFLGIGALVGFSAVLALVSTAKDSYEWLFALMSLSGVLGVFLANDLMTFFIFWEIMTFASFMMVLRYNRAASLKYFLLSVFGAYAMLIALGIIYAKLGTFDFAQIQQAMYKEAYAAAFGADTVFSKGESALIYLLFLIAFGVKAGMFPLHVWAPDAYSETNQSYAAMFSGVLSKAGVYGLVMLYILMGTRLAIELGGFRSTTKFGYIIAFLGGLTIIVGGLLAALQEDIRKLFAYSSISQIGYILVGIGVGTALSMQAALFHALSHALFKGLFFLIVATIVYRTGKTTFADMGGLAEKMPFTFAMAFVAILSLAGIPPLVGFASKWVLFEAVISQNLPILGGIVFFGSAIGFVYLIRFTYAVWFGQRPTDLDDTKDAPLPMAIAMAILALFNVVLGIAPGLVARELNKIFGKEVIGGNLFVLDLGFGRYNALAIVIYLIVGIIIAGIIYFLGAKVRKVPVTDTYQSANPVTMEYNLTIRRNFFLPLKEALAFWLRISFDRLYRDIGAWVEDLAEVLRNYIYNGSVQSYAWYLAIILLILALWGV